One segment of Prosthecobacter sp. DNA contains the following:
- a CDS encoding aspartate aminotransferase family protein produces MSYTFPKSVELFARAQRSIAAGVNSGIRKMEAPVPLYFDHGSGSRLFDVDGNEFIDFQIGQGAILYGHAPKGMADAIAKQAHKGTHWAAQSELEIDVAERLQQMIPGAERVRFNNSATEVVLSALRLARAHTGRPLILKFEGHYHGWSDEGLVGYAPPPDKWGTEDDPTRLHPSQGVIPEVLNTFVVARWNDPEHLRQRVKEHHGQIAAIIFEPVLCNTGCMPPVPGMIETIRELCDANGIVMIADETITGFRFGAGCAQKFLGFTPDLTILGKAVGGGVPFAALVGKEKFFAKIISGQVVHAGTLNANPLCLAAAKWCLDQVIALGDTHPAGMIHLGEQLMAGLCQLAQQHEVPVLPQGFGLVFHCTMLKPDVEEGPILNYRDYVHRHDAPRWAHLRRCLLEEGVRAIERGLWFLSLAHTQADIDEALKRAAKAFARHAAEWKAPC; encoded by the coding sequence ATGTCCTACACCTTCCCGAAGTCCGTCGAACTCTTCGCGCGCGCGCAGCGCAGCATCGCCGCTGGCGTGAACAGCGGCATCCGCAAGATGGAGGCCCCCGTACCTCTCTATTTCGACCACGGCAGCGGCTCGCGGCTGTTTGACGTCGATGGCAATGAGTTCATCGACTTCCAGATTGGCCAGGGCGCAATCCTTTATGGCCATGCACCGAAAGGAATGGCCGATGCCATCGCCAAGCAAGCGCACAAAGGCACGCACTGGGCCGCACAGAGCGAGTTGGAGATCGATGTGGCCGAGCGGCTGCAACAGATGATCCCCGGTGCGGAACGTGTGCGCTTCAACAACTCCGCCACCGAGGTCGTGCTCTCCGCGCTGCGTCTGGCGCGTGCACACACCGGCAGGCCGCTCATTTTGAAGTTTGAAGGCCATTACCACGGCTGGAGCGATGAAGGACTCGTTGGTTACGCTCCACCACCGGACAAGTGGGGCACCGAAGATGACCCCACGCGGCTGCATCCGAGCCAGGGCGTGATTCCCGAGGTGTTGAACACCTTCGTCGTCGCCCGTTGGAATGATCCTGAGCATCTGCGTCAGCGTGTGAAAGAGCATCACGGCCAGATCGCCGCGATCATCTTTGAACCCGTGCTTTGCAACACCGGCTGCATGCCGCCCGTGCCCGGCATGATCGAAACGATTCGCGAATTGTGCGATGCGAACGGCATCGTCATGATCGCCGATGAAACCATCACCGGCTTCCGCTTCGGTGCTGGTTGCGCCCAGAAATTCCTCGGCTTCACCCCCGATCTGACCATCCTCGGCAAAGCCGTCGGCGGTGGCGTGCCGTTCGCGGCGCTCGTTGGCAAAGAAAAATTCTTCGCCAAGATCATCAGCGGCCAGGTCGTGCATGCCGGCACCTTGAACGCCAATCCGCTCTGCCTCGCCGCCGCGAAGTGGTGCCTCGATCAAGTCATCGCGCTCGGCGACACGCATCCGGCAGGCATGATCCACCTCGGCGAGCAGTTGATGGCTGGCCTCTGCCAGCTCGCCCAGCAGCATGAGGTGCCTGTCCTGCCTCAGGGCTTCGGCCTCGTCTTCCATTGCACCATGCTCAAGCCGGATGTCGAGGAAGGCCCCATCCTCAACTACCGCGACTACGTTCATCGCCACGACGCCCCACGCTGGGCGCACCTGCGCCGCTGCCTGCTCGAAGAAGGCGTCCGCGCCATTGAACGTGGTCTGTGGTTCCTCAGCCTCGCGCATACGCAGGCCGACATCGACGAAGCGCTGAAGCGCGCCGCGAAGGCGTTTGCGCGGCATGCAGCCGAGTGGAAAGCCCCATGCTGA
- a CDS encoding Dabb family protein yields the protein MIHNVYFWLKPDLTTEQRSTFETELMHLLEIDYLEHGFAGKPADTEKRPVTDHSFSYSLTLHFKNMQDHEFYQKDCPKHKRFVDACKTFWDRVMVYDSSPLH from the coding sequence ATGATTCACAACGTCTATTTCTGGCTCAAACCCGATCTTACCACCGAACAACGCTCCACTTTCGAGACAGAGCTGATGCACCTGCTCGAAATCGACTATCTGGAACACGGGTTTGCCGGCAAGCCTGCGGACACGGAGAAAAGACCGGTCACCGACCACTCGTTCAGCTACTCGTTGACGCTGCACTTCAAAAACATGCAGGATCATGAATTCTACCAGAAAGACTGCCCGAAGCACAAACGCTTCGTAGATGCGTGCAAGACGTTCTGGGACCGTGTGATGGTCTATGACAGCTCGCCGCTGCACTGA
- a CDS encoding twin-arginine translocase TatA/TatE family subunit, with amino-acid sequence MNTPQILAFGPLGTPELIIIAILVLVLFGAKKLPTFARSLGKSMGEFKKARTEFENELHNAQEEAETPKIQQPQEKRQPVASVEDT; translated from the coding sequence ATGAACACCCCCCAAATCCTTGCTTTCGGTCCCCTCGGCACGCCCGAGTTGATCATCATCGCCATCCTCGTACTCGTGCTGTTTGGCGCGAAAAAACTGCCCACCTTTGCGCGCAGCCTCGGCAAGAGCATGGGTGAGTTCAAAAAGGCACGCACGGAGTTCGAAAACGAACTTCACAACGCCCAGGAAGAGGCCGAGACCCCGAAGATCCAGCAGCCACAAGAAAAGCGCCAGCCAGTGGCCAGCGTGGAGGATACCTGA
- a CDS encoding endonuclease/exonuclease/phosphatase family protein: protein MIPLLPIVRRVLGPAVFFITTALLAAEGPERLTFCSYNLKNWLTMDRFDMQTYKTLPSAPKPEDERIRVVKILAAIKPDILGVCEIGTADDLADLQKRLKAAGIDLPHTELAHGGDVTRRLALLSRLPIKARNSQTDLKYQIGTLELPFQRGILDVTIAITPTFDLHFVGVHLKSMREITEADQAQMRRNEARLLRKHLDSIFTKEPGARILAYGDINEHRNEPAIGEIMGSPRTSDTAMQDVWLKDKDGEVWTHFWDAADTYSRLDYCFTSRLLRPHIDFSRCFIYSARDFDKASDHRPLVIKISPEPILKKDAAP from the coding sequence ATGATCCCTTTGCTTCCAATCGTGCGGCGGGTCCTCGGGCCCGCCGTTTTTTTTATCACGACGGCCCTGCTGGCCGCCGAGGGACCGGAGCGCCTCACGTTCTGCTCCTACAACTTGAAGAACTGGCTCACCATGGACCGGTTCGACATGCAGACCTACAAGACGCTGCCATCTGCTCCCAAGCCCGAAGATGAGCGCATTCGCGTGGTAAAAATTCTCGCTGCCATCAAACCGGACATCCTCGGCGTCTGCGAGATCGGCACAGCGGATGATCTCGCCGACCTGCAAAAACGCCTCAAGGCCGCCGGGATCGACCTGCCACACACCGAACTGGCTCATGGTGGCGATGTGACACGCCGCCTGGCACTGCTTTCACGCCTGCCGATCAAAGCACGCAACTCACAGACCGATCTGAAGTACCAAATCGGCACTCTCGAACTGCCGTTTCAACGCGGCATTCTCGATGTGACCATCGCCATCACGCCCACCTTTGATCTGCACTTCGTGGGCGTGCATTTGAAGTCGATGCGCGAGATCACGGAGGCCGACCAGGCCCAGATGCGGCGCAATGAGGCGCGCCTGCTGCGCAAGCACCTCGACTCAATCTTTACCAAGGAGCCGGGCGCGCGCATCCTGGCCTATGGCGACATCAACGAGCACCGCAACGAACCCGCCATCGGCGAAATCATGGGCAGCCCGCGTACCAGCGACACCGCCATGCAGGACGTGTGGCTGAAGGACAAGGATGGCGAGGTCTGGACGCACTTCTGGGACGCGGCAGACACGTATTCCCGTCTCGACTACTGCTTCACCAGCCGCCTGCTGCGTCCGCACATCGACTTCAGCCGGTGCTTCATTTACTCGGCACGCGACTTCGACAAAGCGAGCGACCATCGCCCGCTGGTGATCAAAATCAGCCCGGAGCCGATTTTGAAAAAGGACGCCGCGCCTTGA
- a CDS encoding MBL fold metallo-hydrolase, with product MKLSFCGAAGTTTGSKHLIEVNGQRILLDCGLYQGRRKDTIERNRNFPFDPAKIDVVVLSHAHIDHSGNLPQLCKLGFIGNIYATPATRDLCSIMLPDAAHIHESDINWLNRHRKQDKLPLLEASYTMADAEKCLRQFVSIGYHRPMIIADGVKMTFIDAGHVLGSAQVILDIDDKQTGKKSRLLFSGDIGRPDNDLLLDPEPCENIDYVIMESTYGGRHHELSTNAKEHLCQIIRRILQQRGKLIIPAFAVERTQQLLFTLDHLRHEKSFPPIPTFVDSPLAVKATEIFRLHIDDLKPSVREAIFMRNDPFGFEGLQLVRSVDESKSLNHIKGAAIIISASGMAESGRILHHLRNNVGNERNILLFVGYCAENTLGWKLREGHKHVNILGDEFEVNADVEILDSFSGHADHDELLGWFDRVQGPKSRVFLVHGEPERSSALKAALEVKHTAGSVEVAVLNQQVEL from the coding sequence ATGAAACTTTCCTTCTGCGGCGCGGCCGGCACCACCACCGGCTCCAAGCATCTCATCGAGGTCAACGGCCAGCGTATTCTGCTCGACTGCGGTTTGTATCAAGGCCGACGGAAGGACACGATCGAGCGCAACCGCAATTTCCCCTTCGACCCGGCCAAGATCGACGTGGTGGTGCTCTCCCACGCGCACATCGACCACAGCGGCAATCTGCCGCAGCTCTGCAAGCTCGGCTTCATCGGCAACATCTACGCCACACCGGCCACACGTGACCTGTGCAGCATCATGCTGCCCGACGCCGCGCACATTCATGAAAGCGACATCAACTGGCTCAACCGCCATCGCAAGCAGGACAAACTGCCGCTGCTTGAAGCCAGCTACACCATGGCCGATGCGGAGAAATGCCTGCGGCAGTTCGTCTCCATCGGTTACCACCGCCCGATGATCATCGCCGACGGTGTGAAGATGACCTTCATCGACGCCGGGCACGTGCTCGGCTCCGCGCAGGTCATTCTCGACATCGACGACAAGCAAACCGGCAAAAAATCACGGCTGCTGTTCTCCGGCGACATCGGCCGGCCTGACAACGACCTCCTGCTCGATCCCGAGCCCTGCGAGAACATCGACTACGTCATCATGGAGAGCACCTATGGCGGGCGGCATCACGAGCTGTCCACCAATGCCAAGGAGCACCTTTGCCAGATCATCCGCCGTATTCTCCAGCAACGTGGCAAACTCATCATCCCCGCCTTCGCCGTCGAACGCACGCAGCAGCTCCTCTTCACGCTCGATCATCTGCGTCATGAGAAGAGTTTCCCGCCCATCCCCACCTTTGTGGACAGCCCGCTGGCTGTGAAGGCCACGGAAATCTTCCGCCTCCACATCGATGACCTCAAACCCAGCGTGCGCGAGGCCATCTTCATGCGCAACGACCCCTTCGGCTTCGAGGGGCTGCAACTCGTCCGCAGCGTCGATGAATCGAAGAGTCTCAATCACATCAAAGGTGCCGCCATCATCATCTCTGCTTCCGGCATGGCTGAATCAGGCCGCATTTTGCACCACCTGCGCAACAACGTCGGGAATGAGCGCAACATCCTGCTCTTCGTCGGCTACTGCGCCGAAAACACCCTCGGTTGGAAGCTGCGTGAAGGCCACAAGCACGTGAACATCCTCGGCGACGAGTTCGAGGTGAACGCCGATGTCGAAATCCTCGACTCCTTCTCCGGCCACGCCGACCATGACGAACTCCTCGGCTGGTTTGATCGCGTGCAGGGACCGAAAAGCCGCGTCTTCCTCGTCCACGGCGAGCCGGAGCGCTCATCCGCGCTCAAAGCCGCGCTGGAGGTGAAACATACCGCCGGCAGCGTAGAAGTGGCGGTGCTAAACCAGCAGGTGGAACTTTAA
- a CDS encoding Bax inhibitor-1/YccA family protein: MRTSNPTLGDHVFERSRTGNAADGVMTLNGTVIKTAILTLLLVTGASWSWKIALEGNAPSWFGTALTFGWIVPLGVALVISFVPKTAPALAPLYAITKGVIIGIISALYEKQFGGIVLTAVMITCGILFALLAAYMTGMIKPTENFKLGIFAATGGIALFYLAAWVLGMFGIQIPGLFGNGWVGIAFSGFVVVIAALNLVLDFDFIENGCASGAPKHMEWYAAFGLLVTLVWLYLEILRLLAKLRSRD; this comes from the coding sequence ATGCGCACCTCCAATCCCACCCTTGGCGACCACGTCTTCGAGCGTTCACGCACCGGCAATGCCGCCGATGGCGTGATGACCCTCAACGGCACCGTCATTAAAACGGCCATCCTCACGCTGCTGCTCGTCACGGGAGCCAGTTGGAGCTGGAAGATTGCGTTGGAAGGCAACGCGCCTTCCTGGTTTGGCACCGCGCTTACCTTTGGCTGGATCGTTCCCCTGGGGGTGGCTTTGGTCATTTCGTTTGTTCCGAAGACGGCCCCCGCGCTCGCGCCGCTTTATGCCATCACCAAAGGCGTGATCATCGGCATCATCTCCGCGCTTTATGAGAAGCAGTTTGGCGGCATCGTGCTCACGGCCGTCATGATCACCTGCGGCATCCTGTTTGCCCTGCTCGCCGCCTACATGACCGGCATGATCAAGCCCACCGAGAACTTCAAACTCGGTATCTTCGCCGCCACGGGCGGGATTGCGTTGTTCTATCTCGCCGCCTGGGTGCTGGGCATGTTTGGCATCCAGATTCCCGGTTTGTTTGGCAACGGCTGGGTCGGCATCGCCTTCTCCGGCTTCGTCGTCGTCATCGCCGCGCTCAATCTCGTGCTCGATTTCGATTTCATCGAGAATGGCTGTGCATCAGGAGCGCCGAAGCACATGGAATGGTATGCCGCCTTCGGCCTGCTTGTGACGCTCGTCTGGCTCTACCTCGAAATCCTGCGCCTGCTGGCCAAGCTGCGCAGCCGTGATTGA
- a CDS encoding CTP synthase, which translates to MKYIFVTGGVVSSLGKGLAASSLGTLLELRGLKVIMQKFDPYLNIDPGTMNPYEHGEVYVLDDGAETDLDLGHYERFTHTNLSKLNNLTSGQVYQSVLDKERAGKYKGRTVQVIPHVTNEIKARMHEVAEKMGGDVIITEIGGTVGDIEGLPFLEAIRQFGHEVGQGNVLFIHATLVPYIKAAQELKTKPTQQSIAKLREIGIAPHIILCRTEHPLDLDVREKISLFGNVPIEAVVEVRDVKHTIYEVPLKLHEERLDDNVCRLLNLTTPQPDLTRWRGFVQRVIHPSHHVRIGVVGKYIELQDAYKSIYESLTHAGAANDCKVDIVRVDAESIEKAGPDLYLAGLQGILIPGGFGDRGTEGKITAARYAREKGIPYFGVCLGMQIAVIEFARNVCGLKDATSTEFDKATPHPVISLMEEQKKVKQLGGTMRLGSWVTDLVPGSKAYELYHSVTITERHRHRYEFNSDYKELMEGKGMLISGTSPKGDLAEIIELPAHPYFVACQFHPEFLSKPNNPHPLFYGFVKAAMQHHAVADPVC; encoded by the coding sequence ATGAAATACATCTTCGTCACCGGCGGCGTCGTCAGCTCACTCGGCAAAGGCCTGGCCGCCTCCTCCCTCGGCACCCTGCTCGAACTGCGTGGCCTCAAGGTCATCATGCAGAAATTTGACCCGTACCTGAACATCGACCCAGGCACGATGAACCCGTACGAGCATGGCGAGGTGTACGTGCTCGATGACGGTGCCGAGACCGACCTCGACCTGGGCCACTACGAGCGTTTCACGCACACCAACCTTTCCAAGCTCAACAACCTCACCAGCGGCCAGGTGTATCAGAGCGTCCTCGACAAGGAACGTGCCGGCAAATACAAAGGCCGCACCGTGCAGGTCATCCCGCACGTCACCAACGAGATCAAGGCCCGCATGCACGAAGTCGCCGAGAAAATGGGCGGCGATGTCATCATCACCGAAATCGGCGGCACCGTGGGCGACATCGAGGGCCTGCCTTTCCTCGAAGCCATCCGCCAATTCGGCCACGAGGTCGGCCAGGGCAATGTTCTCTTCATCCACGCCACGCTCGTGCCTTACATCAAGGCCGCGCAGGAGCTGAAGACCAAACCCACGCAGCAGAGCATCGCCAAGCTGCGTGAGATCGGCATTGCCCCGCACATCATCCTCTGCCGCACCGAGCATCCGCTCGACCTTGATGTGCGCGAAAAAATCTCTCTCTTCGGCAACGTGCCCATCGAAGCCGTCGTCGAAGTCCGCGACGTCAAACACACCATCTACGAGGTGCCGTTGAAGCTGCACGAGGAGCGCCTCGACGACAACGTCTGCCGCCTGCTCAATCTCACCACACCGCAGCCTGACCTCACCCGCTGGCGCGGCTTCGTCCAGCGCGTCATCCACCCCTCCCATCACGTCCGCATTGGCGTTGTGGGCAAATACATCGAGCTGCAGGACGCCTACAAGAGCATCTACGAATCCCTCACGCACGCCGGCGCCGCCAATGATTGCAAGGTGGACATCGTCCGCGTCGATGCCGAGAGCATCGAAAAGGCCGGTCCCGATCTCTACCTCGCTGGTTTGCAGGGCATCCTCATCCCCGGCGGCTTCGGCGACCGTGGCACGGAAGGGAAAATCACTGCCGCGCGCTACGCCCGCGAGAAAGGCATTCCTTACTTCGGCGTCTGTCTCGGCATGCAGATCGCCGTCATCGAGTTCGCCCGCAACGTTTGCGGTTTGAAGGACGCCACCAGCACCGAGTTTGACAAGGCCACGCCGCATCCCGTCATCAGCCTCATGGAGGAGCAGAAGAAGGTGAAGCAGCTCGGCGGCACCATGCGCCTCGGCTCCTGGGTCACCGATCTCGTCCCCGGCAGCAAGGCCTACGAGTTGTACCACAGCGTCACCATCACCGAGCGTCACCGTCACCGCTACGAGTTCAATTCCGACTACAAGGAGCTCATGGAAGGCAAAGGCATGCTCATCTCCGGCACCTCGCCCAAGGGCGATCTCGCCGAGATCATCGAGCTGCCCGCGCACCCTTACTTCGTCGCCTGCCAGTTCCATCCCGAGTTCCTCAGCAAGCCGAACAACCCGCACCCGCTCTTCTACGGCTTCGTCAAAGCCGCCATGCAGCACCACGCGGTGGCCGATCCGGTGTGCTAA
- the kdsB gene encoding 3-deoxy-manno-octulosonate cytidylyltransferase yields MATSDTSRTLVAIPARWGSTRFPGKPLHLIAGKPLVQHVWERCQDCKQVDDVIIATDDARIAEAAASFGARAVLTSPDHPSGTDRIAETAKSFPDHRIIINVQGDEPLISPALIDELACTMRDDPSIKMITAAAPIHDPAQISDANVVKVIFDTHGDALYFSRSPLPYVRTPEAWPRSYRHLGIYGFQRSFLFQFVAWPPSRLEQTECLEQLRALENGSRIRVVLTDELSPGVDTPEQAAAIEKHLKKHSS; encoded by the coding sequence TTGGCAACCTCCGACACTTCACGCACCCTCGTCGCCATTCCTGCCCGCTGGGGATCCACCCGCTTCCCAGGCAAGCCGCTCCACCTCATCGCCGGAAAACCGCTCGTGCAGCACGTCTGGGAGCGCTGCCAGGACTGCAAGCAGGTCGATGACGTGATCATCGCCACGGATGACGCCCGCATTGCTGAGGCGGCCGCCAGTTTCGGTGCCAGGGCCGTTTTGACTTCGCCGGACCATCCCAGCGGCACGGATCGCATCGCTGAAACAGCGAAGTCGTTCCCTGACCACCGCATCATCATCAATGTGCAAGGTGACGAGCCGCTGATCTCCCCGGCCCTCATCGACGAACTGGCCTGCACCATGCGCGACGATCCCAGCATCAAAATGATCACCGCTGCCGCCCCGATTCACGATCCGGCGCAGATCAGCGACGCAAACGTGGTCAAAGTCATCTTCGACACGCATGGCGACGCGCTCTACTTCTCGCGTTCACCGCTGCCTTATGTGCGCACCCCGGAGGCCTGGCCGCGCAGCTACCGCCACCTCGGCATCTATGGCTTCCAGCGCAGCTTCCTCTTCCAGTTCGTCGCCTGGCCGCCGTCACGGCTCGAACAAACCGAGTGCCTGGAGCAGCTTCGCGCCCTCGAAAACGGCTCCCGCATCCGCGTCGTTCTCACGGACGAGCTTTCTCCAGGCGTTGACACGCCGGAGCAGGCCGCCGCCATTGAAAAACATCTGAAAAAACATTCTTCTTGA
- a CDS encoding SWIB/MDM2 domain-containing protein: MPTKPSTDPKPARKLNPALSKPVQPDEILAKVIGSTPLSRGEMTKKLWEYIKKNGLQDQTKKTNINADEALKAVFGGKSQVTMFEMTKLVSAHVK; encoded by the coding sequence ATGCCAACCAAACCCAGCACCGATCCAAAACCAGCACGCAAACTGAACCCAGCCCTCTCGAAGCCCGTCCAGCCGGATGAGATTCTCGCGAAGGTGATCGGTTCCACGCCGCTCTCTCGCGGCGAAATGACCAAGAAACTGTGGGAATACATCAAGAAGAACGGCCTGCAGGACCAAACGAAGAAGACCAACATCAACGCTGATGAGGCGCTGAAAGCCGTCTTTGGTGGCAAGAGCCAGGTGACCATGTTTGAGATGACCAAGCTCGTCTCCGCACACGTCAAATAA
- a CDS encoding ATP-binding protein, translating into MRSAFIDKLIKRMDRLEPGEVQGIVLELLREKKFQEKVFEALQEGVILLDTEGKVSYVNRAACTFFGMQQDQVLGQRLAQGVRGLDWNELLKPGTVVSRDLEVFYPENRYLNFYITSIDDDSPLGFVMLIRDVTETRKRTEEQLESERLNAFTLLAAGVAHELGNPLNSLTIHLQLLERRLKKMGAKGESLREHLDVATGEIRRLDFIIGQFLAAIRPTQPQLQRVQLRELLDECVRFLQPEIEQSKVKLKLDLRADLPAMPLDPGQMKQAVYNLIRNACQAMPNGGTLTINGTFTDYEVRLSFEDTGKGISPEQMGKLFQPFATTRSTGTGLGLLIVRRIIREHGGEIDIESREGLGTRVSLWLPLVEKKVRLLEAGGEGMTKAAG; encoded by the coding sequence ATGAGATCTGCCTTCATCGACAAGCTTATCAAACGCATGGACCGCCTCGAACCGGGCGAAGTCCAGGGCATCGTGCTGGAGCTGCTGCGGGAGAAGAAATTTCAGGAGAAGGTGTTCGAGGCGTTGCAGGAGGGCGTCATCCTGCTCGATACCGAGGGCAAGGTGAGCTACGTGAACCGGGCGGCCTGCACGTTTTTCGGCATGCAGCAGGATCAGGTGCTTGGACAACGACTCGCCCAAGGCGTGCGTGGTCTCGACTGGAACGAACTGCTCAAGCCGGGCACGGTGGTGAGCCGCGATCTGGAGGTGTTTTACCCCGAGAACCGCTACCTCAATTTCTACATCACCAGCATCGACGATGACTCGCCGCTGGGCTTCGTGATGCTGATCCGCGATGTCACGGAGACCCGCAAGCGCACCGAGGAACAGCTCGAAAGCGAGCGGCTGAACGCCTTCACGCTCCTGGCGGCCGGAGTAGCGCATGAGCTGGGCAATCCGCTCAATTCGTTGACCATCCACCTCCAACTCCTCGAACGCCGCCTCAAAAAGATGGGCGCGAAGGGCGAAAGCCTGCGCGAGCACCTCGACGTGGCCACGGGCGAGATCCGGCGGCTCGATTTCATCATCGGCCAGTTCCTGGCGGCCATCCGCCCCACGCAGCCGCAGCTCCAGCGCGTGCAGTTGCGCGAGCTGCTGGATGAATGCGTGCGCTTCCTGCAACCGGAGATCGAGCAGTCGAAGGTGAAGCTCAAACTCGATCTGCGGGCCGATTTGCCCGCCATGCCGCTCGATCCCGGCCAGATGAAGCAGGCGGTGTACAATCTCATCCGCAACGCCTGCCAGGCGATGCCGAATGGCGGCACGCTGACGATCAACGGCACCTTTACCGACTACGAGGTGCGCCTGAGCTTTGAAGACACGGGGAAAGGCATCAGCCCCGAGCAGATGGGCAAGCTCTTCCAGCCCTTCGCCACCACCCGCAGCACCGGCACCGGTTTGGGCCTGCTCATTGTGCGCCGCATCATCCGCGAGCATGGCGGCGAGATCGACATCGAAAGCCGCGAAGGTTTGGGCACCCGTGTGAGCCTGTGGCTGCCGCTGGTGGAGAAAAAGGTGCGGCTGCTGGAGGCGGGCGGGGAGGGAATGACGAAAGCAGCAGGATGA
- the cutA gene encoding divalent-cation tolerance protein CutA — translation MNDILIVLCTFPDLGKARETGTALVESQLAACVNLIPAIESIYRWEGKVETAAEVLAIFKTTPAAWPRFESRLRELHPYDVPEIVALKPEQVTEGYAKWVGESVAV, via the coding sequence ATGAACGACATCCTGATCGTCCTTTGCACCTTCCCGGACCTCGGGAAAGCCCGCGAGACTGGCACGGCGCTGGTGGAATCGCAACTCGCTGCCTGCGTGAATCTCATCCCCGCCATCGAATCCATCTACCGCTGGGAGGGCAAGGTCGAAACCGCCGCCGAGGTGCTCGCCATCTTCAAAACCACGCCCGCCGCCTGGCCCCGCTTCGAATCACGCCTCCGCGAACTGCATCCCTACGACGTGCCGGAGATCGTGGCGCTCAAGCCGGAGCAGGTGACGGAGGGGTATGCGAAGTGGGTGGGGGAGAGTGTTGCCGTTTAA
- a CDS encoding DUF433 domain-containing protein, translating to MNDWQKCPAVERDPERVSGAWIFRGTRVPVRALFENLEDGATVDDFLEWFPGVQRAQVEAVLKHAERSLLVAA from the coding sequence ATGAACGACTGGCAAAAATGCCCTGCGGTGGAACGCGACCCTGAGCGGGTGAGCGGCGCGTGGATTTTCCGAGGGACGCGGGTGCCGGTGCGTGCTTTGTTTGAGAACCTGGAGGATGGCGCAACGGTGGATGACTTTCTCGAATGGTTTCCCGGCGTGCAACGCGCGCAGGTGGAAGCCGTGCTGAAACATGCGGAACGCAGCCTGTTGGTGGCAGCCTGA
- the cutA gene encoding divalent cation tolerance protein CutA, which produces MATQPPGPRFESRLRELPPYDVPEIVALKPEQVAESYAKWVGESVS; this is translated from the coding sequence GTGGCCACACAGCCGCCTGGCCCCCGCTTCGAATCACGCCTGCGTGAACTGCCTCCCTACGACGTGCCAGAGATCGTGGCGCTCAAACCGGAGCAGGTGGCGGAGAGCTATGCGAAGTGGGTGGGGGAGAGTGTTTCATAA